A genomic region of Choristoneura fumiferana chromosome 15, NRCan_CFum_1, whole genome shotgun sequence contains the following coding sequences:
- the LOC141435758 gene encoding transmembrane 7 superfamily member 3-like, protein MLPYIFVIFCICASSNAQGQTFIIELNKTTTPENAELYSNIIEIKGLSAIQFDFININPNVSFIIFQAHSYLYNITMYNNTTINSTVTGTSVGLYSPVDPLAIFHIINPNENDLKILIAVHGYDNTAPIPGGCNMEMPVPTAPFLKTEISPNKDYITVDGAAPRDDLSISCDIPRNKDMEFYRIYLPERDFSIDTYFGGIKAMMNFDSIKEIGEIIPKTSVTNLRRTLSAYPGTGSVYVAVATKVIGVNNSGVLKEIIKHSVYVPIVNYACSPLVEDDCELLTDILSKLLCASLLFLGLFVCFFGHRFFKTEMFIFGMLSGVIVTYILIAIISEIEQAPLLGASFLSGILFGFIWLTFWWFYGIPVFSVLLCTLNFGFFSACVLYNQMPGGLVMIMEDLNFWTIFLLIMFIASLTLVTATYPANVLCCAILGAYAAIYPIDYCLGSNLKYIIINTVRRATVEKFNLAVLSTPFELNDAILTLLWVMLATTGFLFQHYHNRGKPPFPPPPRNIRERPEDYNYGVRPTTNSRSTPIISGRATPQAIPTNERTPLLA, encoded by the exons ATGCTTCCATAtatttttgtgatattttgtatttgtgcTTCATCCAATGCTCAAG GGCAAACATTTATTATAGAGCTCAACAAAACCACCACACCCGAGAATGCGGAATTATACAGCAACATTATTGAAATCAAGGGTTTATCAGCTATCCAATTTGATTTCATAAATATCAATCCGAATGTctcttttattatatttcaagCACACAGCTATTTGTACAATATAACTATGTACAATAATACAACAATTAATTCTACTGTAACTGGAACAAGTGTTGGGTTATACAGTCCAGTAGACCCATTAGCTATATTCCATATTATTAATCCGAATGAAAATGATTTGAAAATACTAATAGCTGTGCATGGCTATGACAATACAG CCCCAATACCTGGTGGATGTAACATGGAAATGCCAGTTCCAACGGCCCCCTTCCTCAAAACCGAAATCTCTCCCAATAAAGACTACATCACCGTCGACGGAGCAGCCCCAAGAGATGACCTCAGTATATCTTGCGACATACCTCGTAACAAGGACATGGAGTTCTACAGAATCTATCTGCCTGAGAGGGATTTTAGTATCGATACCTATTTCGGAGGTATCAAGGCCATGATGAATTTTGATAGTATAAAGGAGATCGGTGAGATT aTCCCAAAGACAAGTGTGACAAATCTCCGGCGTACTCTTAGTGCATACCCTGGCACAGGTTCCGTGTACGTCGCAGTAGCAACTAAAGTTATTGGCGTTAACAATTCTGGAGTGTTAAAAGAAATCATCAAACATTCGGTTTACGTACCAATCGTCAACTACGCTTGCTCACCATTGGTTGAGGACGACTGCGAGCTACTTA CCGACATTCTATCGAAGCTGCTATGCGCCTCGCTTCTCTTCCTAGGCCTCTTTGTATGCTTCTTCGGTCACCGGTTCTTCAAAACGGAGATGTTTATCTTCGGGATGCTATCCGGGGTGATCGTCACTTACATACTCATCGCGATAATATCCGAGATCGAACAAGCAC CTCTCCTAGGGGCCTCGTTTCTCTCCGGCATACTGTTCGGATTCATCTGGCTAACATTCTGGTGGTTCTACGGTATTCCAGTATTCTCTGTCCTGCTCTGCACCCTCAACTTTGGGTTCTTCTCGGCTTGCGTACTCTATAACCAGATGcctg GGGGCCTTGTAATGATAATGGAGGATCTAAACTTTTGGACGATATTCCTCTTAATAATGTTTATAGCATCCTTAACTCTGGTCACCGCTACGTACCCAGCTAACGTGCTATGTTGTGCTATTCTCGGCGCGTACGCAGCTATATATCCTATCGACTACTGCTTAGGGTCTAATTTGAagtacatcatcatcaataCTGTGAGGCGTGCTACTGTGGAGAAGTTCAACTTAGCTGTGCTGTCAACGCCTTTCGAACTTAACG atgCCATCCTAACTTTACTCTGGGTGATGCTAGCTACCACCGGCTTCTTGTTCCAACACTACCACAACAGAGGCAAGCCGCCCTTCCCCCCACCGCCAAGAAACATTCGAGAAAGACCAGAAGATTACAACTATGGTGTCCGCCCCACTACCAACTCACG GTCAACTCCGATTATATCTGGCAGAGCTACACCTCAAGCAATCCCTACAAACGAAAGGACACCCTTACTGGCCTAA